The segment GGAGAGGTTGAGACTCCGGCCGTCCGGTGCCATGGGGATACGGAGGGTATGGAGGGGGCCCGCATCTTCGAGGATACGCCGGGGAAGGCCGCGGGTCTCCGGCCCGAAGACAAGGGCATCGCCCGAGCGGTAGTGCACCTCGTGATACAGGCGGGAACCCCGGGTGGAAAATGCCAGCGTTCGGGCGGGCTTCACCGCCCCCAGGAATTCGTTCAGGGATCCGTGTTCCGTGACCCGTGTCCATTCCCGGTAATCCAGACCCGCCCGGCGCAGGCGGCGGTCATCGAGATCGAATCCCAGCGGCCGGATCAGGTGTAGCGCCGTGCCCGTGTTCGCGCACAGACGCATGATGTTCCCTGTATTGGGCGGGATCTCGGGCTCAAAGAGGACGACGTGAAACATGGCGGATGAGAAGCAAAGGCTGTCCGGACTGACCGTGGATTTCTGCGGTATGCGCCTATCCACCCCCATCATATTGCTGTCGGGTTGCGTCGGCTTCGGGGAAGAGTATACGCGGGTGGCGGGGTTTTCCAACGAAGAGGTGGGGGCGGTATGTCTCAAGGGTACGACCGCAGAGCCCCGTCTCGGCAACCCGCCCCATCGGGTCTGCGAGACCCCCGGGGGGATGTTGAACGCGATCGGCCTGCAGAATCCCGGCGTCGATCATGTCGTCGACAGGATCCTTCCTGGACTGGATTTTGCCGAGACGCGTTATATTGCCAACGTTTCTGGATCGACCGTCGATGAGTACCGCCGGGTCACACGGCGCTTCGATGCCTCACCGATCGATGCCGTCGAAATCAACATCTCCTGCCCCAACGTCAAGGAAGGCGGAGTGGCGTTCGGTAACGATCCCGAGATGTCCGCGCGCGTGGTCGAGGTCTGCCGTGAGGTGACCGAGAAGCCGCTGATCGTCAAGCTCTCGCCTAATCAGACCGATATACAGGACAATGCGCGCCGGTGCATCGATGCCGGTGCCGATGCATTCGCCGTCATCAACACCCTGATGGGGATGTCGATCGACATCGCAACCCGCCGACCCGTGATCGGTAACGACCAGGGGGGACTTTCGGGGCCCGCGATCAAACCGATCGCACTGTTCAAGGTGCATCAGGTCTATCAGGTCGCGCGAGAACACGGCATACCCATCATCGGCCAGGGGGGGATTATGAGCCCTGAAGACGCACTGGAATTCATCATCGCCGGAGCGGACGCCGTGGGGATAGGGACGGCCCTGTTCTACAACCCGCTTGTTTGCGGCGAGGTCAACCGCGGCATCGCGAACTACCTCCGCGAGCAGGGGTTGAGCAGCGTCGGTCAGTTGACGGGGACGCTCGAACTCCACGGATGTGACGGGGCCTGTCGCTGATCCTCGCCGGTGGAGCGTGTTCGTCCCCGGAGCCCGTCCAGCGCCAAACGCTGAAGACGGCATACGTTGAGGCGACCTGTTTGCGCCGGCCCCAACCGCGCCCGCAACCCCTGATCCGGGGTGTACTCAGGCGGTCTCTGTTTTTTCCTCGCTGTCGGTGCGATCGCCGCCGGCGTTGTCGTTGAGGTTCAATTCCTTGATCTTGCGGGTGAGCGTATTGCGTCCCCAGCCCAGCAGGCGCGCCGCATCCCGGCGTCTGCCGCCGGTGTGTTCGAGGGCGGTTTCTATGAGGACCCGTTCGGCATCCCGTATCGCCCGAGTCGCGATGTCTCCCTCGCCGGCCTCCAGACGATCGTTTGCCCAGCGGGCCATCGACTCCTGCCAGCCGCCCGGGCTGTCCGGGCTCGAGGAACGCAATTCGGGCGGCAGGTCTTCCAGGTGAATATCGCTGCCCGCCGCCATCACGGTCAACCAGCGGCAGGTATTCTGCAGTTGCCGAACGTTACCCGGCCAAGGAAGCCTGGAGAGGAATTCCACGACTTCAGGGCTGGGTGTCTTGGGTTCTTCCTGGAGTTCGGCAGCGGCGCGGGAAAGGAAAAAGCGCAGCAGCTCGGGGATGTCCATGCGGCGGTCCCGCAACGCGGGGACATGAATTCGAATGACGTTGAGCCGGTGCAGCAGGTCTTCCCGGAACAGGCCTTCCGAGACCCTTGCTTCGAGGTCCTGGTGGGTAGCCGCGATGATCCTGACGTTGCCTCGTATCGGGACATGGCCGCCGACACGATAGAATTCGCCGTTGGCCAGCACCCGCAGCAGACGGGTCTGTAGTTCTGCAGGCATGTCGCCGATCTCATCCAGGAACAGGGTTCCGCCGTCGGCCTGCTCGAATCTGCCCCGGCGCAGCCCCTGGGCGCCGGTAAAGGCCCCTTTCTCGTGACCGAACAGCTCGGATTCCAGCAGGTCCCTTGGGATCGCGGCCGTATTCAGGGCGATAAAGGGCTTGGACGCGCGTGGGCTGTGGCGATGCAGCGCCTGGGCCACCAGTTCCTTGCCGGTGCCGGACTCGCCGGTGATGAGAACCGTGATATTCGATCGCGAAAGCCGGCCGATCGCGCGGAAGACCTCCTGCATCGAAGGGGCCTCGCCGATGATCGTCGGCGCCTGCTGTTCGGCCTGTGTTTCCGCCTCGAACTCGCCACTGCGGGATTTGCACGCCCGGCGTACGAGATCCACAGCCTCGCCGATATCGAAGGGTTTTGGCAGGTAATCGAACGCCCCGTGCTGATAGGCGGACACGGCATGATCGAGATCGGAATGCGCCGTCATGATGATGACCGGGAGGTCCGGGTATTCCGCATTGACCCGATCCAGCAGCTCGAGGCCCTGAGTGCCGGGCATGCGGATGTCGGTGATGATGACGCCGGGTTCCTCCCTGCCCAGGGCACCCAGGGCGTGGTCCGCGGTGTTGAATACCCGCACGTCCATGTCCGCCTTGGCCAGGGCCTTCTGGAGGACCCATCGAATAGAGCGATCGTCGTCCACGACCCATACTCGGCACGGTTGCCCCATCTCAGTCGGTCTCCCCGTCGTTATTGCTTCTCACGGGGATCAGCACACGGAAGCTGGTACGTCCGGGACGCGAGTCCAGTTCGATCACCCCCTCATGCTGACGGACGAACTCTTGGGCGAGTGACAGACCGAGACCGGTTCCGCCCTCGCGCATCGTAACCATGGGGTAGAAAACCCTGCTTTGCAGATGCACGGGAATACCGGGCCCGTTGTCGATGATGCCGGCATTCGCGACCAGGCGGTGTCGTTTGCTGGCAATGGTGTACTTGTGAAGCACCCTGGATCTGAACACAATCTTTCCTTCGCTTCCGACAGCCTGCATGGCGTTTCGCGCGATATTCAGGAATGCCTGGACCAGCAGATCCCTGTCGGCGAAGATTTCCGGAATACTGGGATCGTAGTCACGTGCGAGTTTCACGCCCGCGGGCGCTTCCCGCGCGACCAGTCGATAGACGTGTTCCAGGATGTCATGCAGATCGATGTGTGTCTTGCGCGGCCGGTTTGGCGGGCCGAGCATCCGGTCAACCAGAATTTGCAGACGATCCGCCTCGTCGATGATGACCCGCGTATACTCGCGCAGGTTGTCGGTTTCCAGCTCTTCCTGCAGTAACTGAGCCGCACCGCGGATACCCCCCAACGGGTTCTTGACCTCGTGCGCCAGTCCGCGGATCATCTCCCGGGATGCACTCAGTTCGGTCAACTGGTGGCTGTCCCTGCTGATGCGCATGTGTCTGTCGATCTGCTGGATTTCTATCAACGCGGCCGGTGCGAGATCGCCCTCGACCACAGGTGCGACGGTACAGTCGACGGTGACTTCGCGCTGGTCGGTGAGCCTGAGGCGAAGCTCCCGTTCGGTGTAGGTGCGACCGCTCAACAGATACTCGTAGAGTCTCTCCTGAAAGGAAACGCCATCGCAGCTAACCAGGGTCTCGAGCAACTCCCCACTGGCGCGTCTGAAACTTAAGCCGAGCAACATCTCTGCTGCCGGGTTCATGAATACGATGCGTAGTTGGTCGTCCAGCACCATGACGGAGGTGCCGAGTTGTTCGAGGATAGATTTTTCCTGCGACGGTGCCATTGTGCTGAAAACAATGCAACTAACGGGCCAATTCCAGCCCCCCTGGCAGCAGGATTCCGGCTCTATCGGCGCAGGGCCGATTTCAGGTTTGCACCATTTGTGTGCGATGTGTCAGTCGCCGTAGATGATCGGATTGGTAATTTTCACCCTGGGTTGGACGGTTGCGTCGCCGGGCGAGTTGTGCAGGAGCGAGGTGCGGATGACGGTAAACCGGACCGGCTGTGACGCGGCCAGGGCCTTACCCCGGTCGTCGTAGATGCGGGCCTCGAGGGTGTGCGTTCCACGGTCAACATTGGGCAGATCGAAACTCGTGCCAGCCTTTTCGGCAACCGACTTCCCGTCCAGGTAGACCCGGATGACATCGCCGGGATAAAGTCCGGGTTCAACACGGCTCTCTACCAGGATATCGCCGGAGTTCTTCCGTATCGCCTCGTTGTCTTCCGGTCGAGTGACCGTAAAGGACTGGTACGGTGCCCTTCTGTGCACTGGTTGCTCGACCGGTTGCGCGTTTGCTTTCTCGATCTGGGCAGGTTGGTAGGCAGGAACCACGGTCACCGGTTGCACCTCAATAGTGCGCAGCGGACTTGTCGAGGCACCGTCAGGGGGCTCGTCCGAAAACACGACGACGCCGTTTGGATCGGTCCATTGATAGACTCGGTCCGACTGGGCCATTGCGGTGGAGCTCAAGAGTATTGCCAGTAACACGGCGATGAGGATCACATAAGAAGCAAAACGAGAGTGTGAGCGCATCAGGCCGTCCCCCTAGCAATGAATGACCGTCAATATGCAGGCATTTTGCCGCCGTCTCACCCTACGTGGTGGCAGGCGATGGTGAGAGAATAACCCCCACGGTCAGGGGAGGCCAGATGTGCCTGCATCGTTGTGACCTGACTCCCGCCATCGTGGCCGAGCGATCCGCACCAGATTGGTGCGGATCGGTCGGTTGGCGACTTCGAAAGGGACTTTGTCTTTTCCGGATCGGTTGTATGACAATTCGGGTATCCACAGATTCGCTTTGTTGCTTGGGAGGGGAACCATGCCCGTGAGTCAAGGAACGTATCCCGGTACACGCCTGCGCCGAATGCGGCGAGACGGATTTTCGAGACGTCTGATGCGGGAGCACGACCTGGGAGTCGGCGATCTTATCTATCCGGTGTTCGTGCTCGAGGGGGAGGGCCGTAGAGAAACCGTGGACTCCATGCCGGGCATCGAGCGTTTGAGCGTCGACCAACTGATTCGGGAGGCCGATGAACTGAGGGAACTGGGCATCCCCGCCCTGGCATTGTTTCCCGTCATTTCCCGGGTGCTGAAGTCCGAAGACGCCGCTGAGGCATACAACCCGGACGGTCTGGTGCAACGGGCCACCAGGCACCTCAAGGAGTCGGTCCCCGAACTCGGGGTGATCACGGATGTCGCACTGGACCCTTTCACGGTACATGGCCAGGATGGTCTGCTCGACGAAACGGGTTACGTCGTCAACGACCCCACGGTCAAGGTGCTGGTCAAGCAGGCTCTGTCACATGCGGAGGCCGGGGCGGACGTCGTGGCACCGAGCGACATGATGGACGGGCGCATCGGCGAGATACGCACCGCGCTCGAGCAGCAGGGATTCGAGAACACGCGGATACTTGCCTACTCCGCCAAGTACGCCTCTTCCTTCTACGGACCTTTTCGCGACGCGGTGGGTTCCGTGTCGAATCTAGGGGGAGGGGACAAGTACAGTTACCAGATG is part of the Gammaproteobacteria bacterium genome and harbors:
- the trmL gene encoding tRNA (uridine(34)/cytosine(34)/5-carboxymethylaminomethyluridine(34)-2'-O)-methyltransferase TrmL — its product is MFHVVLFEPEIPPNTGNIMRLCANTGTALHLIRPLGFDLDDRRLRRAGLDYREWTRVTEHGSLNEFLGAVKPARTLAFSTRGSRLYHEVHYRSGDALVFGPETRGLPRRILEDAGPLHTLRIPMAPDGRSLNLSNAVAIVVYEAWRQCGFAGSSETGADAATP
- a CDS encoding dihydroorotate dehydrogenase is translated as MADEKQRLSGLTVDFCGMRLSTPIILLSGCVGFGEEYTRVAGFSNEEVGAVCLKGTTAEPRLGNPPHRVCETPGGMLNAIGLQNPGVDHVVDRILPGLDFAETRYIANVSGSTVDEYRRVTRRFDASPIDAVEINISCPNVKEGGVAFGNDPEMSARVVEVCREVTEKPLIVKLSPNQTDIQDNARRCIDAGADAFAVINTLMGMSIDIATRRPVIGNDQGGLSGPAIKPIALFKVHQVYQVAREHGIPIIGQGGIMSPEDALEFIIAGADAVGIGTALFYNPLVCGEVNRGIANYLREQGLSSVGQLTGTLELHGCDGACR
- the ntrC gene encoding nitrogen regulation protein NR(I), encoding MGQPCRVWVVDDDRSIRWVLQKALAKADMDVRVFNTADHALGALGREEPGVIITDIRMPGTQGLELLDRVNAEYPDLPVIIMTAHSDLDHAVSAYQHGAFDYLPKPFDIGEAVDLVRRACKSRSGEFEAETQAEQQAPTIIGEAPSMQEVFRAIGRLSRSNITVLITGESGTGKELVAQALHRHSPRASKPFIALNTAAIPRDLLESELFGHEKGAFTGAQGLRRGRFEQADGGTLFLDEIGDMPAELQTRLLRVLANGEFYRVGGHVPIRGNVRIIAATHQDLEARVSEGLFREDLLHRLNVIRIHVPALRDRRMDIPELLRFFLSRAAAELQEEPKTPSPEVVEFLSRLPWPGNVRQLQNTCRWLTVMAAGSDIHLEDLPPELRSSSPDSPGGWQESMARWANDRLEAGEGDIATRAIRDAERVLIETALEHTGGRRRDAARLLGWGRNTLTRKIKELNLNDNAGGDRTDSEEKTETA
- the glnL gene encoding nitrogen regulation protein NR(II), whose product is MAPSQEKSILEQLGTSVMVLDDQLRIVFMNPAAEMLLGLSFRRASGELLETLVSCDGVSFQERLYEYLLSGRTYTERELRLRLTDQREVTVDCTVAPVVEGDLAPAALIEIQQIDRHMRISRDSHQLTELSASREMIRGLAHEVKNPLGGIRGAAQLLQEELETDNLREYTRVIIDEADRLQILVDRMLGPPNRPRKTHIDLHDILEHVYRLVAREAPAGVKLARDYDPSIPEIFADRDLLVQAFLNIARNAMQAVGSEGKIVFRSRVLHKYTIASKRHRLVANAGIIDNGPGIPVHLQSRVFYPMVTMREGGTGLGLSLAQEFVRQHEGVIELDSRPGRTSFRVLIPVRSNNDGETD
- a CDS encoding DUF4124 domain-containing protein, producing the protein MRSHSRFASYVILIAVLLAILLSSTAMAQSDRVYQWTDPNGVVVFSDEPPDGASTSPLRTIEVQPVTVVPAYQPAQIEKANAQPVEQPVHRRAPYQSFTVTRPEDNEAIRKNSGDILVESRVEPGLYPGDVIRVYLDGKSVAEKAGTSFDLPNVDRGTHTLEARIYDDRGKALAASQPVRFTVIRTSLLHNSPGDATVQPRVKITNPIIYGD
- the hemB gene encoding porphobilinogen synthase, yielding MPVSQGTYPGTRLRRMRRDGFSRRLMREHDLGVGDLIYPVFVLEGEGRRETVDSMPGIERLSVDQLIREADELRELGIPALALFPVISRVLKSEDAAEAYNPDGLVQRATRHLKESVPELGVITDVALDPFTVHGQDGLLDETGYVVNDPTVKVLVKQALSHAEAGADVVAPSDMMDGRIGEIRTALEQQGFENTRILAYSAKYASSFYGPFRDAVGSVSNLGGGDKYSYQMDPANSNEAIREVSMDLQEGADMVMVKPGLPYLDIVRRVKDALGVPTFVYHVSGEYAMLKAAAERGWLDERACAIESLLSMKRAGADGILTYYAKEVAGWLRDR